The following proteins are encoded in a genomic region of Sebastes fasciatus isolate fSebFas1 chromosome 14, fSebFas1.pri, whole genome shotgun sequence:
- the LOC141782277 gene encoding uncharacterized protein LOC141782277 translates to MSCLDLLMLEHPTSGLAPPESPPESPSACCGKHTETNKEWVLRRLRLLRKQHWWLDEQIVLPTSIKKVFCEACQDKPGLYAKVSGMLPVRVASYMLMPYTLPVQSAYSVAQRLVEWIPEVPADMRWLFGVAGDMYQQAWRGAPAIREPCLRKCLSEPPLPTECDKPMQGDNLPPLSSLDLHGSYWEIPKSTSSHHHPHIAPSSPQKVSFYVGSQDEPE, encoded by the exons ATGTCGTGTTTAGACCTGCTGATGCTGGAGCATCCGACCTCGGGCCTCGCCCCGCCAGAGAGCCCGCCAGAGAGCCCGTCCGCCTGCTGCGGCAAGCACACGGAAACCAACAAAGAGTGGGTCCTCCGGAGGCTCCGCCTGCTGCGCAAACAGCACTGGTGGCTGGATGAGCAGATCGTTCTGCCCACGTCCATCAAGAAAG TGTTCTGCGAGGCCTGCCAAGACAAACCCGGCCTGTATGCCAAGGTGTCCGGGATGCTGCCAGTGAGAGTGGCCTCCTACATGCTCATGCCGTACACGCTTCCTGTACAGTCGGCCTACTCAGTGGCCCAGAG gttaGTGGAGTGGATCCCAGAGGTGCCAGCGGATATGCGCTGGCTGTTTGGGGTGGCAGGTGACATGTACCAACAGGCCTGGAGAGGAGCACCAGCCATCAG AGAGCCGTGCCTGAGGAAATGCTTGAGCGAGCCGCCTCTACCTACAGAGTGTGATAAACCCATGCAGGGAGACAACCtgcctcctctttcctccctaGACCTCCACGGCAGCTACTGGGAGATCCCCAAATCTACCTCCTCCCACCATCATCCTCACATCGCCCCCTCCTCTCCGCAAAAAGTTAGCTTCTACGTCGGCTCGCAGGATGAACCTGAATGA